A window of Streptomyces sp. NBC_01224 genomic DNA:
TGACGTGATCACCTTCGATCACGAGCACGTACCGACCGAACACCTGCGGGCCCTGGAGGCGGACGGCATTCCCGTACGCCCGGGACCCGATGCGCTGGTGCACGCCCAGGACAAGGGGGTGATGCGCGCGAAGCTCACCGAGATCGGCGCGCCCTGCCCCCGCCACCGCATCGTGAAGGACCCGGCCGACGTCGCGGCCTTCGCGGAAGAGGTCGGGGGCTTCCCCGTCATCCTCAAGACGGTCCGCGGCGGCTACGACGGCAAGGGCGTCTGGGTGGTCCGCTCCGAGGCGGACGCGGCCGACCCCTTCCGGGCCGGTGTCGCCGTCCTTGCCGAGGAGAAGGTCGACTTCGTTCGGGAGCTGGCGGCCAATATCGTCCGCTCGCCGCACGGCCAGGCCGTCGCGTACCCGGTCGTCGAGTCGATCCAGGTCGACGGGGTCTGCGACACGGTCATCGCCCCGGCCCCGGAGCTGGACGAGCGGCTCGCGGGCGAGGCCCAGCAGCTCGCTCTCCGTATCGCCTCCGAGCTCGGCGTCGTCGGCCACCTCGCCGTCGAACTCTTCGAGACCCGTGGACCCGACGGGAAACCCGGCATCCTGGTCAACGAGCTCGCGATGCGCCCGCACAACTCCGGGCACTGGACCCAGGACGGCGCGATCACCTCACAGTTCGCCAACCACGTCCGGGCCGTCCTCGACCTCCCGCTCGGCGACCCGCGCCCCCGCGCCACCTGGACGGTCATGTCCAATGTGCTCGGCGGCGACTACCCGGACATGTACCAGGCGTATCTGCACTGCATGGCCCGCGACCCGCAGCTCAAGATCCACATGTACGGCAAG
This region includes:
- a CDS encoding 5-(carboxyamino)imidazole ribonucleotide synthase; its protein translation is MTFPVVGMVGGGQLARMTHEAGIPLGIKFKLLSDTPQDSAAQVVNEVVVGDYRDLDTLRAFARGCDVITFDHEHVPTEHLRALEADGIPVRPGPDALVHAQDKGVMRAKLTEIGAPCPRHRIVKDPADVAAFAEEVGGFPVILKTVRGGYDGKGVWVVRSEADAADPFRAGVAVLAEEKVDFVRELAANIVRSPHGQAVAYPVVESIQVDGVCDTVIAPAPELDERLAGEAQQLALRIASELGVVGHLAVELFETRGPDGKPGILVNELAMRPHNSGHWTQDGAITSQFANHVRAVLDLPLGDPRPRATWTVMSNVLGGDYPDMYQAYLHCMARDPQLKIHMYGKDVKPGRKVGHVNTYGDDLADVRDRARHAADYLRGTITE